The Ornithodoros turicata isolate Travis unplaced genomic scaffold, ASM3712646v1 Chromosome31, whole genome shotgun sequence genome has a window encoding:
- the LOC135373722 gene encoding cysteine desulfurase-like, whose amino-acid sequence MSRLLRHLSILVPKPRISARELCSIPSKLLGEDAVEQAEEQQQQLRPLYMDVQATTPLDPRVLDAMLPYLITNFGNPHSRTHAYGWESEAAMEKARSQVADIIGAQPKEIIFTSGATESNNICIKGVARFYAEKKKHVVTTQTEHKCVLDSCRALEAEGFEITYLPVQKNGLVDLNELEAALRPDTVLVSVMAINNEIGVIQPIAAIGNLCRERRIFFHTDAAQAVGKIPLSVDDMKIDLMSISGHKLYGPKGVGALYLRRRPRVRVEALQSGGGQERGIRSGTVPTPLVVGLGAACELAAREMAYDHRHVARLADLLVSLITRELTHVVRNGDPHETYPGCVNLSFSTVEGESLLMALKDVALSSGSACTSASLEPSYVLRAIGADEDLAHSSIRFGLGRFTSEEEVVYTARKCVEEVRKLREMSPLWEMLQDGIDIKSIQWTQH is encoded by the coding sequence ATGTCGCGTCTTTTGCGTCATTTGTCGATTCTTGTTCCAAAACCACGAATTTCTGCTCGTGAGCTGTGTTCAATTCCCTCTAAGCTTCTTGGAGAAGATGCTGTCGAGCAAGCTGaagaacagcagcagcagctccGTCCTCTGTATATGGACGTACAGGCCACCACGCCGCTGGATCCGCGTGTTCTTGACGCAATGCTCCCGTACCTGATCACGAACTTCGGTAACCCACATTCGCGCACACATGCTTACGGCTGGGAAAGTGAAGCTGCCATGGAGAAAGCGCGTTCCCAAGTCGCCGACATCATCGGTGCCCAACCGAAAGAAATAATTTTCACCAGCGGTGCTACAGAATCAAACAATATTTGCATAAAAGGTGTGGCACGCTTTTACGCcgagaaaaagaaacacgttGTCACCACCCAGACTGAGCACAAGTGCGTTCTAGACTCGTGTCGCGCACTGGAAGCTGAGGGCTTCGAGATCACCTACTTACCGGTTCAGAAGAACGGTCTTGTCGACCTCAATGAACTTGAGGCCGCTCTCCGACCAGACACTGTGCTCGTGTCAGTCATGGCAATTAACAACGAAATTGGGGTCATCCAGCCTATAGCGGCCATTGGTAATTTATGCCGCGAACGCCGCATTTTCTTCCACACAGACGCTGCGCAAGCTGTGGGCAAGATACCGCTCAGCGTGGACGACATGAAGATCGACCTCATGTCCATCAGTGGACATAAGCTATACGGACCCAAAGGTGTTGGAGCTCTCTACCTGCGCAGGAGACCCAGGGTTCGAGTGGAAGCTCTTCAAAGTGGAGGAGGCCAAGAACGTGGTATACGCAGTGGGACGGTACCCACACCACTGGTAGTCGGTCTGGGTGCTGCCTGCGAATTGGCCGCACGTGAGATGGCCTACGATCACAGGCACGTAGCGCGTCTCGCAGACCTCCTGGTTTCGCTCATAACCAGAGAACTGACTCACGTGGTGCGCAATGGCGATCCACACGAGACCTACCCGGGCTGCGTCAACCTCTCGTTTTCAACTGTCGAAGGTGAAAGTCTGCTAATGGCACTCAAGGATGTGGCTCTGTCGTCGGGGTCAGCGTGCACGTCTGCTTCCTTGGAGCCATCCTACGTCCTGCGGGCCATCGGGGCTGACGAGGATCTAGCTCACTCGTCCATCCGCTTCGGGCTCGGACGTTTCACCTCGGAAGAGGAAGTGGTGTACACCGCTCGCAAGTGTGTGGAAGAAGTACGGAAGTTGAGAGAGATGAGTCCATTGTGGGAGATGCTTCAAGACGGAATCGACATCAAGTCAATCCAATGGACGCAGCACTGA